Proteins encoded in a region of the Candidatus Thermoplasmatota archaeon genome:
- a CDS encoding flagella accessory protein C encodes MGKGEDSKPTDETITMKTSETTTPPTDTKKDVESLRKIIKFGSAPEDEDKKPAISNDKIVVDQKTENTEEQKMSREALEQKRAILQSIKDFDFQIKKNQEDINNLNQKLDAMSKDLDDLVSLYEIVSEQMNPFVGLSKVTKKRLDSLENFTKEIETVKTRLGDLESFAERMGMKIENPEIRMEEKANPSVENLSDMDLDRIIELSLREIASENAIDKAIDEFIENLRLNLNG; translated from the coding sequence ATGGGAAAAGGTGAGGACAGTAAACCTACAGATGAAACTATAACTATGAAGACCTCTGAGACAACTACACCTCCAACAGATACAAAGAAAGATGTTGAAAGTCTAAGAAAAATTATTAAATTCGGTTCAGCACCAGAAGATGAAGACAAAAAACCTGCTATTTCAAATGATAAAATAGTTGTTGATCAAAAAACAGAAAACACTGAAGAACAAAAGATGTCTAGAGAAGCATTGGAGCAAAAACGTGCTATACTCCAGAGCATAAAAGATTTTGATTTTCAGATAAAGAAAAACCAAGAAGATATAAACAACTTAAACCAAAAACTAGATGCTATGTCAAAAGATTTAGATGACCTCGTAAGTTTATATGAAATAGTTTCCGAACAAATGAACCCCTTTGTTGGTTTATCAAAAGTTACAAAAAAAAGGCTGGATTCATTAGAGAATTTCACAAAAGAAATTGAAACAGTTAAAACTAGGCTAGGGGATTTAGAGTCGTTTGCAGAAAGGATGGGGATGAAAATAGAAAACCCTGAAATAAGAATGGAAGAGAAAGCTAACCCCTCAGTTGAAAATCTATCAGACATGGATTTAGATAGGATAATAGAATTGTCTCTGAGGGAGATAGCCTCAGAGAACGCAATAGACAAGGCGATTGATGAATTTATTGAAAATTTAAGATTAAACCTAAATGGGTGA
- a CDS encoding PAS domain S-box protein, whose protein sequence is MAITLDKTKYIMVFSINKNEEIIQFNRECEKITGYSRDEALGKNIFNFLIPKDESVKWYKILDSIRKNNFVDNIILSFLTKNGSKISVSCSTFPVDPSKMENLEICFVGETVHQDYPTHSSSIENLKDLNPSSSGFDDKNLVEIFTDNAKVSQEKEKEKKTSLDKVRSSAKEEIKNLFSRWLYLFFDAVGANKKKEELQAIARELDERRVLLNALEAELLEEKKELNKRRHEFSKWRDKLEFLEKEIEDRWVELENQEKLFRDYLASKSMKGSRLRYIKGDLGLSNVCGDTGRYESRRLVLDKIPDCAAVVYRGILMDVNSSFVELLGYEMDEVLGKSLFDFVAPESLEEVKRYYLHRLKGKEVSSFETFILGKDNRKINVEINIKPSSYGGEKTNIVVIKNLMNKEF, encoded by the coding sequence ATGGCAATAACCTTAGATAAAACTAAATATATAATGGTATTCAGCATCAACAAAAATGAAGAGATAATTCAGTTTAATCGTGAATGTGAAAAAATAACTGGTTATTCCAGAGATGAAGCGTTGGGTAAAAATATATTTAATTTTTTGATACCAAAAGATGAATCTGTTAAATGGTACAAAATATTAGATTCGATAAGGAAAAATAATTTTGTGGATAATATAATTTTATCATTTTTAACCAAAAATGGGTCAAAAATTTCTGTGTCGTGTAGTACTTTTCCTGTTGATCCATCTAAAATGGAAAATTTGGAGATATGTTTTGTTGGTGAAACTGTACACCAAGATTATCCTACACACTCGTCCTCTATTGAAAATTTAAAAGATTTAAATCCATCATCATCTGGTTTTGATGATAAAAATCTCGTGGAAATTTTTACTGATAACGCTAAAGTTTCTCAAGAGAAAGAGAAAGAGAAAAAAACAAGTTTAGATAAAGTTCGTTCTTCTGCTAAAGAGGAGATCAAAAATCTGTTTAGCAGATGGCTGTATCTCTTTTTTGATGCTGTTGGCGCAAATAAAAAGAAAGAGGAACTTCAGGCTATAGCGCGTGAATTAGATGAACGAAGGGTTTTACTTAACGCTCTTGAAGCTGAGTTGCTTGAGGAGAAAAAGGAGCTTAATAAGAGGAGACACGAGTTTTCTAAATGGCGTGATAAACTTGAGTTTTTGGAGAAAGAGATTGAGGATAGATGGGTGGAGTTGGAAAATCAGGAGAAGTTGTTTAGAGATTATCTTGCTTCTAAATCTATGAAAGGTTCGCGGCTTAGATATATTAAAGGAGATTTGGGTCTGTCTAACGTCTGTGGTGATACCGGTAGGTATGAAAGTCGTCGCCTTGTTTTAGATAAAATCCCTGATTGTGCTGCGGTTGTTTATCGCGGTATTTTGATGGATGTTAATAGTTCTTTTGTAGAGTTATTGGGTTATGAAATGGATGAAGTTTTAGGTAAGAGTTTATTTGATTTTGTTGCTCCTGAGAGTCTCGAGGAGGTTAAGAGATATTATTTGCATAGGCTTAAGGGTAAGGAAGTTTCTTCTTTTGAGACGTTTATTTTAGGTAAAGATAACAGGAAAATTAATGTTGAAATTAATATTAAACCTTCATCTTATGGTGGCGAAAAAACGAATATAGTGGTTATTAAAAATTTGATGAATAAAGAGTTTTAG
- a CDS encoding FlaD/FlaE family flagellar protein, producing MEDVNGNINENEILKDFELKNEISTIVAKNMIPQRIAEKLEKKLIEKQVKINRKQLYLLVDKIRNIMRTYSRFDERYKKEEAPTVKTLDKPLEQKIEATTDMKKLFETVDKLQQRIANLENDIMKKGWMYPTDKKTPPTRIVKVDDIQVPSQELINLEPLTKIPNDPESIIVLMKWLQYLIDRCGRPNLPAVLDYYVDIGWISEDAKINIIDYSNGIKEEITKSGTTTDLQAKDHIQSLLFIQKIKGKQVDKHFIDRIESELSRITKKLDSYTSDKII from the coding sequence ATGGAAGATGTAAATGGCAACATTAATGAAAATGAGATTCTAAAGGATTTTGAACTCAAAAATGAGATTTCTACGATTGTTGCCAAAAATATGATTCCACAGAGAATAGCAGAAAAATTAGAAAAAAAATTAATTGAAAAACAAGTTAAAATCAACAGAAAACAGCTATATCTTCTTGTGGATAAGATACGAAATATAATGCGTACTTATTCCAGATTTGATGAAAGGTACAAAAAAGAGGAAGCACCTACTGTTAAAACCTTAGATAAACCTCTGGAACAAAAAATAGAAGCAACTACAGATATGAAAAAACTTTTTGAAACCGTGGATAAACTACAGCAGAGAATAGCTAACTTGGAAAATGATATAATGAAAAAAGGCTGGATGTATCCAACTGACAAAAAAACACCTCCAACCAGAATTGTTAAAGTAGATGATATACAGGTGCCTTCCCAAGAACTAATTAACCTAGAACCTCTAACAAAAATACCTAACGATCCTGAGAGCATAATAGTTCTAATGAAATGGCTCCAGTATCTCATTGATAGATGCGGACGCCCTAACCTACCAGCAGTGTTAGACTATTACGTTGATATAGGATGGATTTCTGAGGATGCAAAAATAAACATAATTGACTACTCAAATGGTATAAAAGAAGAAATCACTAAAAGTGGAACAACCACTGATTTACAAGCAAAAGACCACATCCAATCACTTCTGTTTATACAGAAAATCAAGGGTAAACAAGTTGATAAACATTTTATCGACCGGATAGAAAGTGAATTATCAAGGATCACAAAAAAATTAGACAGCTACACATCAGATAAAATTATCTAA